The Candidatus Binatia bacterium genome includes the window ACGATGCCGCCGCCGAAGTGGAACGCGGAGTGGGAGGAGCTCCCGGTGACGCCGGTCCCGGCGACGTCGTCGCGCGAGACCTTGGCCGAACCGACGCCGCCGTAGACGTACGGGAGCGTCCAGCGATAGCGGTCGGGGGTGAGGATCAGCCCCGCGCCGTAGTGCGTGAAGGTTCCGCTTCCGATCGCCGGCGTCTCCAGCTTGGGCGAGGACCGGTGGAACATCCCCTCCACGCCGACCCAGCGGTTCAGGAATCCGGCGCCCCGCACGCCGTAGCCGAAATGATCTTGAAGCGCCTGCTCGGGATCGTAGAAGTCACCGGAGAGCTCGAGCGAGACCCAGGCCCGCTCCTCCACTGCTCGCGCGGGCCGCGGCGTCACGGCCGGGAGGAGTAGAAGGAGGAGCAGGAGCGGCCAGCGCGCAGCACGGACGAAGGGCGGACGGAGCACCCAAGGGATCACGGCTTGCCTCCGGAATCACTGATGCGATCGTGGGGGATGGAATCGGGCGGCAGTGTGGCCGTTTTCCTCGCCTATGTCAAGATTCTGTTATACTTTGCCGCCGAGCGACGCAGGGCGTCGCGAGCGATGTCGATCGGCGGACCAGGGGTGCGCGCATGCTCGAAGAACGGATCAACGAGGACATGAAGACCTCGCTCAAGGGCGGGGCGGCGGACCGGCTCCAGACCCTTCGCATGATGCGCAGCGCGATCCTTCTCGAAAAGAAGAAGGACGCCTCCATCCAGATCCTTCCCGACCCCCAGGTCCTCCAGGTGTTAACCTCCTACGCGAAGAAGCTGCGCGAGTCGGCCGCCGAGTTCGAGAAGCTCGGCCAGAAGGAAGCCGCGCAGAAGATCCAGACCGAGCTGGCGGTGGTCCAGGAATACCTGCCCTCGCCGCTCACCCCGGACGAGACGAAGACGTTGGTCGACGCAGTCGTCGCCGAGCTGGGCGCCTCCTCGCCCAAGGATCTCGGCCGCGTCATGAAGGAAGTCACCGCGCGCGCCCAGGGCCGCGCCGACGGCAAGGCGCTGAGCGATCTGGCGCGCCGCGCCCTCGGCATGGCGTGACCCGCGCGCACGGCTCGTGAGCGCCGTGTCGGGCGCCACGCCCTGAGCCGTCCACTCGACCACGCGCGAGACGCATGCAACGTGCGGCCTCCCGCGATGAGGAACATCCCCACAATATGATGAAGCCCAATCGCAAGAAGCGCGAACGCCCGCACACGTCCTCCACGCCCGGCACGCCGCGTCCGCCCGCCCCCCGGGGCGCCCGGCCGGGAAAGCCGCCGCGCGGACGGCCGCCGGGCCGGGACGACACTCCGGTGATGCGCGAACATCCCCAGTACGGAAGCCGGATCCCTCCCGAAGAGCTCGAGTTCATGCGCCAGCAGGCCGAGGAGCGGGCGCGCGAGCGCAAGAACCGCCCTCCGGGGACGCGCGCCATGGGACCGCGTCCGGGGGGAGCGGGTCGGTACGTCCCGCGGGACAGCGGA containing:
- a CDS encoding GatB/YqeY domain-containing protein, which gives rise to MLEERINEDMKTSLKGGAADRLQTLRMMRSAILLEKKKDASIQILPDPQVLQVLTSYAKKLRESAAEFEKLGQKEAAQKIQTELAVVQEYLPSPLTPDETKTLVDAVVAELGASSPKDLGRVMKEVTARAQGRADGKALSDLARRALGMA